The window AATGAAAGTAAAATGGCGAAAATTAACAGACATGCTAAAGCCAGACCCGGGTGATTGGAGAATACGAGATCGACGAGGAAAACTGTGGAGGAGATGGTCGTCAAACGCGACGACCCAGCTCTCTGACCTGACATCTGCCTCTCCAGTTCAGCAGAGATGAGATGCCGCATCATGGGAAGGTGAGCAGCGCTAGATCCGCGGCCAGAAGCTTTGCGCCATCCCTGCCTCGGCCAGACCTCGATCCAAAGAGCAGTAAGAGAAAGGGGATTTTTTTCCATGTCTGGGTGCTTCGGGTACAACGGTGGCCAGTATAGTCCAGAGTTTTCCATTCATACTGTTACATTGAACCGTCAGTTTGCGAGATATTTGATCTGGTGCGACCAGCAGCATGTATCTTTTTTTAACACGACCAGGAGCATGTATCAAGTGGCAAAAATGGATGGTTGAGCAAACTACACGTACTAGAAGGAAATGATGAGAATACCTATGACCGTACCAAGCATATTTGATGCCTATAAATGAATGAGTACTCCCTTCGtctctaaatataagtccttttacatTTCAATACGGACCACATACTGATATATATAAACATATTTTGGAATGTACATTTCAAAATATGTAGTctctattgaaatctctaaaaagacttatatttaaaaacaaaGGGAGTATTTTATAATCTATAGAATGTCAAAAGAAATTTGTTTCCGAGAAAGAAAATAGATCTAGGATTTCGCTCCTGTCTGATTTTTTAGCATGGAAAATTCAACATCTTTTATGGCAAATTAAGTTGTCGCTATAACATAATTCCATAGAAAACGTTTAAATTCTCATGGTTAAAAGTCTAACATCATATTTTTAACATTATCATCCCTAAAAACAACAGTACGTGACATGTTAAATAATAGTGATCACAATTCTCTAGGAATTATACAGAAAAAAacttagccgcgcaaatgcgcgggtacaCCTGCtagttattgatatgaaagaagcaaaacattagatttcaatttccgccaaggaaaggcatgaaacactttcctagaaagaaaattaagttgccatatgaatctattatgagatctacttatggattgcataccaaagatgaaaaTACATAGGTCTATTGCAATATGCCtaactaagggcgttaaacaatagcgcttgttgggaggcaaccaatttttTTTTGAGTTTTTTGTTTTGCTACTGTTCTTGAATAAAATATGCATTATTACCTCTGTATTAAATgtatttttgtgttttaattagtgtttgtgccaagtaaggcctttgggatggcttacggtgataattgatttgatcttgctgaaaaatagaaacttttgtgcccagaaaAATAATTTCATTTTTAACAGAACCATGATAAAATAATGATTTTTTCCAGAAGATTCATATATAAATTTCCCAGgctgtcctaagttttcagaatttttggagttacataagtattcgagatttCGAGATTActtcagactattctgttttttgacagattctgttttctatgtgttgtttgcttattttgatgaatctatgtgtagtatcgggggtatgaaccatggagaagttagaatacattagatattacaccaatataaataaagaatgatttcacaaccgtaccaaaaagtggtgatttattttcttacactaacgtatctcatgagattttctgttgagttttgtgttgtgaagtttttatgttttgggtaaagatttgatggactatggaataaggagtggcaagatcctaagcctggggatacccaaggcaccccaaggtaatatttaaggacaaccaagagcctaagcttggggatgccccggatggcatcccctctttcgtcttcgtctatcggtaaatttatttgaggctatatttttattcactacatgatatgtgttttgcttggagcgtcttgtatgatatgaatctttactttttagttttccacaatcatcctttctatacacaccttttgagagggacacgcatgaatcgtgatttattagaatactctatgagcttcacttatatcttttgagctaggcaattttgctctagtgcttcagttatatcattttagagcatggcggtggatttatttttcagaaattattgaactctcatgcttcacttatattattttgagagtctctctaaacagcgtggtaatttgctttggttatgactttagtcctaatatgatgggcatccaagagggatataataaaaactttcatataaagtgcattggatactatgagaagtttgattccttattattgttttgagatGTAAAGATAGTGATAttcgagtcatgctagtgagtaattgtggattgtagaaatacttgtgttaaactttgtgattcccgtagcatgcacgtatggtgaaccgttatgtcaacaagttggagcataatttatttattgattgtcttccttattagtgggggtcgaggacgagcgatggtcttttcctactaatctatccccctaggagcatgcgcgtagtaatttatttcgatgactaatagatttttgcaataagtatgtgagttctttatgattaatgttgagtccatggatcatacacactctcacccttccaccattgctagcctctctagtaccgcgcaacttttgccggtaccatacacccaccatttaccttccttgaaacagccaccatacctatctattatggcatttccatagccattccgagatatattgccatgcaacttcaaccattccgttttattatgacacactccatcattgtcatattgttttgcatgatcatgtagttgacatcgtatttgtggaaaagccacctttcatatttttatacatgtcacttttgagtcattgcacatcccagtacactgccggaggaattcatatagagtcatattttgttctagtatcgagttgtaactcttgagttgtaagtaaataaaagtttgatgatcttcattattacaacattgccccatgtgaggataagtaaaagaggccaaagaacctaacaaaaaaagagagaaaagagagatggggcaatgttactatcatttttccacacttgtgctttaaagtagcaccgtgatgttcatgatagagagtctcctatgttgtcactttcatatactcgcTGGTATGCATCGGTCCTACACAAACGGTTTTTaatccctttccgcgatggcatttggactgtcgccaagtgagtgtgcgtgatagggtgtccttcccacacgaccgagAAACCATCTGGGATATGGAGcagtgatccagaggccttccaaaatTTAATCGTGTGCTCTGcaacacacactaaattcttttgcACGTGTGGTATCGGTGATTAAGCGTTTCCAATGACGAAGTGAAACCATACGGTCTGTcgtaatgaaccgtttgggaaacaaTATGTAAGGCACACTAGCCAACACATGAGCTGTGTGCGATTTGTGCCCCATCGCACACGAGTTTTCTGCCTAACCCATCTGCCATGCTAGACTCCATCGCACATGTTTGCCAACAATTACCATCtgtgataatgttctatcacaaaagTTCCAGTAGCCCCTTTGCACACATACAAGTGTtgcagaccgtttgtgatttgttgggTATCACTGACGGTTACcgcaagagtgacgtgtgcttttcgtttgggatcccacacgtttcctgaaaaaattatgactgggattgtattttacattgggcacggtttactcccagTTCTTGTGTGCGATAACGTGATATAACAAACGGTTCCTAAGACCTTACACACACGTAGTAGCGTAGAAAATCATTTGCGATctgttgtgtatcaccgacggttccgctatgattgacgtatgctttccgatgtggatcgcacacactcatttagttgaaccgtgtgcggagcaattgccaggttaaaacaaaaatttcccattttgaatcggcatgcaaaaagcaaattcggcacaatattcaattgaagaaataaacaaaaatattatattttgaatcggcatgcaaaaagcaaattcgccacaatattcaattgaacaaataaacaaaaatatcccattttgagtctgcacacaaaaagcaaattcaccacaatattcaattgaacaaatagtgtccacaagaagaacattcatcagatttcgcaacaattgcaattgaagaTATGGTAGCTAacttccaatgatttgtccacacatacatgcattacataattaatcatgatgtacgaaatacgaagacctcattagatggaaaacaatggatccacgcgttatatgtttagcggctaactcttactcaatgtttcaggagaatgCATGCTGAAATATTCATTActaccagtgggattgatgtagtaatccaggaagaagtcactgataaatctccgaaccatcagcaattcaccagccgggagcggttcaggggtcctcagTTTTAAGATGAGCTACAGTATTGTTAAGACCagcatgtgccatatgagtggagtagaagatattaattaagatagacttagtgGTCCTAATTTGCGAGGAtcatcacaactatcagcagattttcagatggagatcatgtgcctgcaaacatagtatccacaaaggttggtccctgcttcttgttGAGGAAACTGATTTTTTTGtacagaattagtcatgtatttgtcccgttaggaacaacctaactggtgttagatgtattattttttatttggaaaaaatagaaagaggtttatttagaagcttgaacatttgactagcataaggaaaggtatttgcagactgttgGAGTAACACTACGAAAATAATGAatttcggtgtgttaccggagaaatgatctcgtgctgcagaggtagttccctcttgaataGGTTCCCTGGTTTAAtcttccacaatgcgagcacactgcaaatgatgatgaagtttgacaacatcaattattgaaccagatatgaatgcaaattaatttcaacatcatagaattcaatacctatccatgaattgctgaagatgcgtcagatcctgagcgtttgttgactctctgagagaatcgatgtagtaaactgtgttcttgtttggaataATGAATACCAATATCTAATGATCGCTACATATTAAtaaagccatgaacttacgaattatgtcgaaatctgaaagacaatcagtgtgtgcgtggttgtttacttgacttaccgttcatgatatggcTAGACAGATGATTCTAtatgggacgtgttttcgaagagACAGACGACCGTGTTAACGGCCTAGTCCCGTAGGTCCTTACCATGtattgttgtgccatttgctaattcaggatctatgaaatatacaccctccatttttcttctctacgcgTTCAATCCcttgagaggaataaaatgcagttagctctttatcatttacaaccttgtatggagaagttgatgagaGTTTGTTAAGttcttacaaaatcaggcatctaacaagagtggcatcgagcacgttgaagttgaagaagatatGTAAGTCCTCaaaactcacattgatggaaccagcatcgtgtcggaaatgatctctattatagtggactagcaaagcatgatgacctgctgacatttgatccatgcaatattcatgtaactcacgGGAACtagagctgcactcatcaaagtattctccaacaagaaatggctggccatggacataattgcgtgcttcaagtaagtctgctttacttttagcaagcaacaaacGTACTTCATCATCCATTGCGTCAAAAATAATATTACTCCCTGATTCGAACAAGTTgttgttaatttggttctgggcgatgagtgctttaagtaagagacaatcgttctctttcctcttcactctcccgcTGTGCTTCCTCATGGTCAtgggtgtagcctttttggccacttccttcttggtacttgaagcatttctggcagaacgtctggttgcctgcaaggtagactgtcgagcagacggtgaagcttggACGGACTTAGCAGACAGTTTATCTATGCCGGACCGCTAAGCTGGCGGTGCAACTGTGACGGACTGCTGGGTTGTAGGAGTAGAGGCATCAGActgctgggctgtaggagcagaggcatcggactgctAACCATAggttgaagctatgtcgggtttcgGTGCAGGTGGTGCCAATTTGTCGGTGTGCTGAGAAGGCCATGCCAACATGTTGGTTTGCTGAGaaggaagtgctgacgcattggtatgtTGATCACACGACTGCGGACCGAtggactgatgagcagtcggttctggacctatagactgcttagcaggcggttcctaagcatcagactgcttagcaaTCTGTTCCACTAcgttggtctgctgagcatgtgctgcagttgggtctccccccgctgcttcaGCGACATGCATCTAAACCGGTGGTGCgtcttcagcagttgtaggccttgccactggctgctttggggCAGAGGATGACACGACCTATATGCCACAAAGTCGGGTtggctgatcacaggttgatgcatcagcctgTGAGAGCTActgtggcaaggagagcgtcaccggttgaggggcgacaGTGGTTGCACTTGGCGGGGCTTCAaggatctcatcgatgaactctatttcctttcgtggccactggatgtgatgtaacagtgtttctcccgaggtcctttgctcatcgaagtctcctaggacattcttcagggaaaattcattgaatccaggctttacttcagtcacatagcacttcacacagcccggcttcaatggcacattgtccaagaagaggACATCTTCCAAGAAGGGCGGGCaaacccaggctgttgcacattttaatgtactttcttaatgtgtaagcacgcccttcagtctgtctttcattctAGATAGACCAAATATAGAATCATCACGAGCAGCTGTTGTCTCAATGTCGCTGGGGTCAGttgatgcacaactactcttgtgcaGTTTTGTCGCGCAATAAGCAACATCCTCCATGCctgcctcccctcccatctgctggctatctgccagtgttagagtcttctgcattATCATTaactcctcaacatcctttcgaacAGCCGGATAAATCTCCTTCCTCAACTTTTCAtacaatgcattctgcttcatttcactcctcacttttttcatgctgagcctctcttctttgctgagtgtgaaagccctcttgtgcgggacattgacacctataccccttgcacggccagggTGCTCTTTTGTTTCCAGAGCAATTGaaagaatgtcacatggccctgagttcctgtagaaccttctagggatcttggaagcctctaacatCACTTCATACAGTTTGGTGTCACGtgcgtcactactaggaaaaggcctactagtggcgcaccagttttgcctactaatggcgcactactggtgcgccactagtaccacgccactagtattatatactaatggcgcaccacgccgtgcgccat is drawn from Triticum dicoccoides isolate Atlit2015 ecotype Zavitan chromosome 4A, WEW_v2.0, whole genome shotgun sequence and contains these coding sequences:
- the LOC119285909 gene encoding uncharacterized protein LOC119285909 isoform X1, with the translated sequence MENSGLYWPPLYPKHPDMEKNPLSLTALWIEVWPRQGWRKASGRGSSAAHLPMMRHLISAELERQMSGQRAGSSRLTTISSTVFLVDLVFSNHPEVSMPGMVDAPHLCIVPTSSIMPNSSQVRRKLGWLGVTYVEKSCMPLHNLGGL
- the LOC119285909 gene encoding uncharacterized protein LOC119285909 isoform X2; the protein is MENSGLYWPPLYPKHPDMEKNPLSLTALWIEVWPRQGWRKASGRGSSAAHLPMMRHLISAELERQMSEVSMPGMVDAPHLCIVPTSSIMPNSSQVRRKLGWLGVTYVEKSCMPLHNLGGL